The proteins below come from a single Vitis vinifera cultivar Pinot Noir 40024 chromosome 9, ASM3070453v1 genomic window:
- the LOC100262155 gene encoding HMG-Y-related protein B, translated as MIFLFSCMTVILAHPPPPFSLRHAMHPKPSRFSMAMHGHFLPIPQPPSSILQHLETTMAAIEALNDKSGSSKSFISKHIESAHGDLSAAHSTLLVHHLNRRKQNGDPVMVRNHCMKPDPNAPPRKGRGRPPEPEFPLPLGTVLAPPRPRCHPLKPRDPFALVSPPKKASSGSGKPRGRPPEKPKVGTSSAPAPATGASRPRGWPPKAKPVVVPALSPAVVVMGLGFTLGDGFGLELEPNPGILMEGPMPPVLASLMAQVHVKLAHLVSI; from the exons ATGATCTTTCTCTTTTCATGCATGACTGTCATCCTCGCGCACCCTCCTCCACCTTTCTCTCTACGCCACGCCATGCACCCCAAGCCTTCTCGTTTtagcatggccatgcatggccacttCTTGCCCATACCCCAACCACCTTCTTCTATTCTCCAGCATTTAGAGACGACTATGGCGGCGATCGAGGCTCTGAACGACAAGAGCGGCTCCAGCAAGTCCTTTATCTCCAAGCACATCGAGTCGGCGCATGGAGATCTGTCGGCGGCTCACTCCACCCTGCTGGTGCACCACCTTAACAGGAGGAAGCAGAACGGTGACCCCGTTATGGTCAGGAACCACTGCATGAAGCCTGACCCTAACGCGCCGCCGCGGAAGGGTCGCGGCCGTCCCCCCGAGCCCGAGTTTCCTCTTCCTCTAGGAACCGTTCTCGCGCCGCCGAGGCCTAGGTGCCATCCGTTGAAGCCCAGGGACCCATTTGCTCTGGTCTCTCCGCCGAAGAAGGCTTCCTCCGGAAGTGGAAAGCCACGCGGACGCCCTCCAGAGAAGCCCAAGGTGGGAACTTCGTCGGCTCCAGCGCCAGCGACCGGAGCATCGAGACCTAGGGGATGGCCGCCAAAGGCGAAGCCGGTGGTGGTTCCC GCACTAAGCCCAGCCGTGGTGGTAATGGGTCTTGGGTTCACTCTTGGTGATGGgtttgggcttgagttggagccCAACCCAGGCATATTGATGGAAGGCCCCATGCCCCCTGTGCTAGCCTCCCTCATGGCCCAAGTCCATGTTAAGCTAGCCCACTTGgtctcaatttaa